From the genome of Terriglobia bacterium, one region includes:
- a CDS encoding Mrp/NBP35 family ATP-binding protein, with the protein MTIAAEEVLAALRGVRYPGFTRDIVSFGIVHDVAVHDGQVTFRLDITKAPRDVALLIEEAARAAVLALPGVTGVDAIVASPVQPRPDAGAEAPLLPEVRSVVAVASGKGGVGKSTVAVNLAVALARRGASVGLMDADIYGPSIPLMMGVQEQPELDDQRRVVPFERHGVRLMSLGFLIPPDTAVIWRGPMVMKAVEQLLRDVAWGKLDILVVDMPPGTGDAQLTLSQKVRLAGAVIVTTPQDVALADAIKGVAMFRKVEVPVLGIVENMSYFVCPHCGARTDIFGHGGGRTEAGRLEVPFLGEVPLDPAVREGGDRGTPIAALDPSSPQTQAFDRIAERILAALGVQVSARTTGLGGVFSRLRRT; encoded by the coding sequence ATGACCATCGCCGCCGAGGAAGTTCTGGCCGCCCTCAGAGGAGTCCGATACCCCGGCTTCACCCGGGACATCGTATCGTTCGGGATCGTCCACGACGTGGCGGTCCATGACGGGCAGGTCACGTTCCGGCTCGATATCACGAAAGCCCCGCGGGATGTCGCGCTGCTCATCGAGGAAGCGGCCCGTGCCGCCGTCCTGGCCCTTCCCGGAGTGACCGGGGTCGACGCGATCGTCGCGTCGCCGGTCCAGCCCCGGCCCGATGCCGGTGCCGAGGCGCCGCTCCTTCCCGAGGTCCGGAGCGTCGTCGCGGTCGCGTCCGGCAAGGGAGGTGTCGGCAAGTCCACGGTCGCGGTCAACCTCGCTGTCGCGCTGGCCCGTCGGGGCGCCTCCGTCGGCTTGATGGACGCGGACATCTACGGTCCGTCGATCCCCCTGATGATGGGGGTGCAAGAGCAGCCGGAGCTGGACGACCAGCGGCGGGTGGTCCCCTTCGAGCGCCACGGAGTCCGCCTGATGTCCCTCGGGTTTCTCATCCCCCCCGACACCGCGGTCATCTGGCGCGGCCCCATGGTGATGAAGGCGGTCGAGCAGCTCCTCCGCGATGTCGCATGGGGAAAGCTCGACATCCTGGTGGTGGACATGCCGCCGGGCACCGGCGATGCCCAGCTCACTCTCTCGCAGAAGGTCCGCCTCGCCGGCGCGGTGATCGTGACGACGCCGCAGGACGTCGCTCTCGCCGACGCGATCAAGGGGGTCGCGATGTTCCGGAAGGTGGAAGTGCCCGTGCTGGGGATCGTGGAGAACATGAGCTACTTCGTGTGCCCCCACTGCGGCGCCCGCACCGACATCTTCGGCCACGGGGGAGGTCGCACGGAGGCGGGCCGCCTCGAGGTACCGTTTCTCGGGGAGGTTCCGCTCGATCCCGCGGTCCGCGAAGGGGGCGACCGCGGGACGCCGATCGCCGCTCTCGATCCGTCGTCACCCCAGACCCAGGCGTTCGACCGGATTGCAGAGAGGATCCTCGCCGCGCTCGGCGTCCAGGTGTCCGCGCGGACGACGGGACTCGGCGGGGTCTTCTCGCGCCTCAGGCGGACGTGA